The proteins below come from a single Sporichthyaceae bacterium genomic window:
- a CDS encoding biotin carboxylase N-terminal domain-containing protein codes for MRKVLIANRGEIAVRVARACRDAGIGSVAVYADPDREALHVRVADEAFALGGSTPGETYLVIDKILDAAAKSGADAVHPGYGFLAENADFAQAVIDAGLTWIGPPPAAIVGLGDKVKARHIAQKAGAPLVAGTADPVSGADEVVAFAKEHGLPIAIKAAFGGGGRGLKVARDLDEIPEFYESAVREAVAAFGRGECFVERYLDRPRHVETQCLADSHGNVVVVSTRDCSLQRRHQKLVEEAPAPYLTQAQMDELYNSSKAILREAGYIGAGTCEFLVGQDGTISFLEVNTRLQVEHCVSEEVTGIDLVREMFRIADGEALGYDDPEIRGHSIEFRINAEDGGRGFLPAPGTLTAWKPPTGPGVRLDSGYEVGETIPGNFDSLIAKLIVTGASRQQALERSRRALAEFVVDGMPTVIPFHAAVVSDPAFAPAKGPFKVHTRWIETEYDNQLIPYGGAPGEAPEPAAREAITVEVGGRRLEVVLPAGFAAATPATAGPAKKARKMGGGKTAAATGDSLTSPMQGTIVKVAVEEGAQVAAGDLIVVLEAMKMEQPLNAHKAGTITGLTAEVGATVTSGSVLCEIKD; via the coding sequence GTGCGCAAGGTGCTCATCGCCAACCGCGGAGAAATCGCCGTCCGGGTGGCCCGGGCCTGTCGGGACGCGGGTATCGGCAGCGTGGCGGTCTACGCCGACCCGGACCGCGAGGCGCTGCACGTCCGCGTCGCCGACGAGGCGTTCGCGCTGGGCGGGTCCACGCCCGGCGAGACGTACCTGGTCATCGACAAGATCCTGGACGCCGCCGCCAAGTCCGGTGCGGACGCGGTGCACCCCGGCTACGGCTTTTTGGCCGAGAACGCCGACTTCGCGCAGGCGGTGATCGACGCGGGGCTGACCTGGATCGGTCCGCCGCCCGCGGCGATCGTCGGGCTGGGCGACAAGGTCAAGGCCCGCCACATCGCGCAGAAGGCCGGCGCCCCGCTGGTGGCCGGTACCGCGGACCCGGTCTCCGGCGCCGACGAGGTCGTCGCCTTCGCCAAGGAGCACGGCCTGCCGATCGCCATCAAGGCGGCGTTCGGCGGCGGCGGACGGGGCCTGAAGGTGGCCCGCGACCTCGACGAGATACCCGAGTTCTACGAGTCCGCGGTCCGCGAGGCGGTGGCCGCGTTCGGTCGCGGCGAGTGCTTCGTCGAGCGGTATCTGGACCGCCCGCGGCACGTCGAGACCCAGTGCCTGGCCGACTCGCACGGCAACGTGGTCGTCGTCTCCACCCGTGACTGCTCGCTGCAGCGCCGGCACCAAAAGCTTGTCGAAGAGGCCCCTGCGCCGTACCTGACGCAGGCTCAGATGGACGAGCTGTACAACTCCTCCAAAGCGATCCTGCGCGAGGCCGGCTACATCGGCGCGGGGACCTGCGAGTTTCTCGTCGGGCAGGACGGCACCATCTCCTTCCTCGAGGTCAACACCCGGCTTCAGGTCGAGCACTGTGTGTCCGAGGAGGTCACCGGCATCGACCTGGTGCGCGAGATGTTCCGCATCGCCGACGGTGAGGCGCTGGGCTACGACGACCCGGAGATCCGCGGCCACTCCATCGAGTTCCGCATCAACGCCGAGGACGGCGGCCGCGGCTTCCTGCCCGCACCCGGCACGCTGACCGCCTGGAAGCCGCCGACCGGCCCGGGCGTGCGACTGGATTCCGGCTACGAGGTCGGCGAGACCATTCCCGGCAACTTCGACTCACTTATCGCGAAGCTGATCGTCACCGGCGCCAGCAGGCAGCAGGCTCTGGAGCGTTCGCGTCGCGCGCTGGCCGAGTTCGTCGTCGACGGCATGCCGACGGTGATCCCGTTCCACGCCGCGGTGGTGTCCGACCCGGCCTTCGCGCCCGCCAAGGGTCCGTTCAAGGTGCACACCCGCTGGATCGAGACCGAGTACGACAACCAGCTCATCCCGTACGGCGGCGCCCCGGGCGAGGCCCCGGAGCCGGCCGCCCGGGAGGCAATCACCGTCGAGGTGGGCGGGCGGCGCCTCGAGGTCGTACTGCCCGCCGGCTTCGCCGCCGCGACCCCGGCCACCGCCGGACCGGCGAAGAAAGCCCGCAAGATGGGCGGCGGCAAAACCGCCGCCGCGACCGGTGATTCGCTGACCTCCCCGATGCAGGGCACCATCGTCAAGGTCGCGGTGGAAGAAGGCGCTCAGGTGGCCGCCGGCGACCTGATCGTGGTGCTCGAGGCGATGAAAATGGAGCAGCCGCTGAACGCCCACAAGGCGGGCACCATCACCGGCCTGACCGCCGAGGTCGGGGCGACGGTGACCAGCGGCTCGGTGCTCTGCGAGATCAAGGACTGA
- a CDS encoding acyl-CoA dehydrogenase family protein → MSFALSAEHEAFRKVVRDFAEKEIAPNIEAWEQAGGLPAQAVLGMGELGLFGLTAAEEYGGGGGDFTSLCVALEEIGRVDQSIGITLEAGVGLGINPIATFGTAAQKERWLPDLVAGRTLAGFGLTEPESGSDAGATRTKARAENGEWVIDGAKAFITNSGHELTSLVTVTARTGSMEDSSAEISTIIVPSGTSGFTAEPAYRKLGWHLSDTHPLSFDNCRVPEANLLGPRGRGFAQFLATLDDGRVAIAALALGLSRACLEHSVAYANSRRSFGVPIGRKQGVAFQLSDLAVAVEASRLLVYKAAWLKDSGAPMKEFKQAASMAKLYATEAAVTATRTATQVFGGYGFMEEYPIARFYRDAKVLEIGEGTSEVQRMLIGRGLGLPVE, encoded by the coding sequence ATGAGCTTTGCCCTCTCCGCGGAGCACGAAGCGTTCCGCAAGGTTGTCCGCGACTTCGCCGAGAAGGAAATCGCCCCCAATATCGAGGCCTGGGAGCAAGCCGGCGGGCTGCCCGCGCAGGCCGTGCTGGGCATGGGCGAGCTGGGCCTGTTCGGACTGACCGCGGCCGAGGAGTACGGCGGCGGCGGCGGGGACTTCACCAGCCTGTGCGTGGCGCTGGAGGAGATCGGCCGGGTCGACCAGTCCATCGGCATCACGCTGGAGGCCGGGGTCGGCCTGGGCATCAACCCGATCGCCACCTTCGGCACCGCGGCGCAGAAGGAACGCTGGCTGCCGGACCTGGTGGCCGGCCGGACGCTGGCCGGGTTCGGGCTCACCGAGCCGGAATCCGGCTCGGACGCCGGGGCCACCCGCACCAAGGCGCGGGCGGAGAACGGCGAGTGGGTCATTGACGGCGCCAAGGCGTTCATCACCAACTCCGGACACGAGCTGACCTCGCTGGTCACCGTCACCGCGCGCACCGGGTCGATGGAGGACTCCTCGGCGGAGATCTCCACGATCATCGTCCCGTCCGGCACCTCCGGGTTCACCGCGGAACCGGCCTACCGCAAGCTCGGCTGGCACCTGTCCGACACCCATCCACTCAGCTTCGACAACTGCCGGGTGCCCGAGGCCAACCTGCTCGGCCCGCGGGGCCGCGGGTTCGCGCAGTTCCTGGCCACGCTGGACGACGGCCGGGTGGCCATCGCGGCGTTGGCGCTCGGGTTGTCCCGGGCCTGCCTGGAGCACTCGGTGGCCTACGCGAACTCGCGCCGCTCGTTCGGGGTGCCGATCGGGCGCAAGCAGGGCGTGGCCTTCCAACTCTCCGACCTCGCCGTGGCCGTCGAGGCCTCCCGGTTGCTGGTCTACAAGGCGGCATGGCTGAAGGACTCCGGGGCGCCGATGAAGGAGTTCAAGCAGGCCGCGTCGATGGCCAAGCTGTATGCCACCGAGGCCGCGGTCACCGCCACCCGCACCGCCACGCAGGTGTTCGGCGGCTACGGCTTCATGGAGGAGTACCCGATCGCCCGGTTCTACCGGGACGCGAAGGTGCTGGAGATCGGCGAGGGCACCTCGGAGGTGCAGCGCATGCTGATCGGGCGGGGGCTCGGGCTACCGGTTGAGTAA
- a CDS encoding nucleoside triphosphate pyrophosphatase: MSPRPRFVLASASPARLATLRAAGMDPEVIVSDVAEDGITEPTPAATAQRLAELKAAAVAGRLADSEGAVVLGCDSLLELDGRALGKPVTPDVARARWQAMRGRAGILHTGHCVIQPATGRRVGEVASTTVYFADVSNAEIDAYVATGEPLWVAGAFTVDGLGGAFVERIDGDHHNVVGVSLPLLRRLLAELGIAWPSLWTKD, encoded by the coding sequence GTGAGCCCGCGCCCGCGATTCGTCCTCGCCTCGGCTTCCCCGGCCCGGCTGGCCACGTTGCGCGCGGCGGGGATGGATCCCGAGGTGATCGTCAGCGACGTCGCCGAGGACGGCATCACCGAACCGACCCCGGCGGCCACTGCGCAGCGGTTGGCCGAGCTCAAGGCCGCCGCGGTAGCCGGCCGCCTCGCCGATTCCGAGGGCGCCGTGGTGCTCGGCTGCGACTCGCTGCTCGAGCTCGACGGGCGGGCGCTGGGCAAGCCGGTAACTCCGGACGTGGCCCGGGCGCGCTGGCAGGCCATGCGCGGCCGTGCCGGCATCCTGCACACCGGCCACTGCGTCATCCAGCCCGCCACCGGCCGCCGGGTCGGCGAGGTCGCCTCCACCACCGTGTATTTCGCCGACGTCAGCAACGCCGAGATCGACGCGTACGTCGCCACCGGGGAACCGCTGTGGGTCGCGGGCGCCTTCACCGTCGACGGCCTGGGCGGGGCATTCGTTGAGCGCATCGACGGCGACCACCACAACGTCGTCGGCGTTTCCCTGCCGCTGCTGCGCCGCCTGCTCGCCGAGCTGGGCATCGCGTGGCCCTCGCTGTGGACGAAAGACTGA
- a CDS encoding homogentisate 1,2-dioxygenase domain-containing protein: MPHYRVGGEIPPKRHTQFRRPDGRLYHEELMGAEGFSSDSTLLYHAEVPSAVVASRPWELPEQCTAPNHPLRPRHLRLHLLGGDGADAVTGRQLVLGNGDVRICYAVACVASPLYRNAIGDECVFVESGTATVETVFGAIEAATGDYLVIPRGTTHRWVPRGPEPLRLYAIEANSHITPPKRYLSARGQFLEHSPYCERDLRAPGPPLQVEGNDVEVYVKHRGSTGLMGSLVTQAGHPFDVVGWDGCLYPYAFNVADFEPITGRVHQPPPVHQVFEGDNFVVCNFVPRKVDYHPLAVPVPYYHSNTDSDEVMFYVAGNYEARKGSGIAVGSVSLHPGGHAHGPQPGAAEASLGAERFDELAVMVDTFRPLELGVAATACEDPDYAWSWAGRRL, from the coding sequence ATGCCCCACTACCGAGTCGGCGGTGAGATCCCGCCCAAGCGGCACACCCAGTTTCGCCGGCCCGACGGCAGGCTGTATCACGAGGAGTTGATGGGCGCCGAGGGCTTCTCCTCGGACTCCACGCTGCTCTATCACGCCGAGGTGCCCTCGGCGGTGGTGGCGAGCCGACCGTGGGAGCTGCCCGAGCAGTGCACGGCGCCCAACCATCCGCTGCGGCCGCGGCACCTGCGGTTGCATCTGCTGGGCGGGGACGGGGCCGATGCAGTGACGGGCCGTCAGCTGGTGCTGGGCAATGGCGACGTGCGGATCTGCTACGCCGTGGCGTGCGTGGCCTCGCCGCTGTATCGCAACGCGATCGGCGACGAGTGCGTGTTCGTCGAGTCCGGGACGGCGACGGTGGAGACGGTGTTCGGCGCGATCGAGGCCGCGACCGGGGACTACCTGGTGATTCCGCGCGGGACCACCCACCGGTGGGTGCCGAGGGGGCCGGAGCCGCTGCGGCTGTACGCGATCGAGGCCAACTCGCACATCACCCCGCCCAAGCGGTACCTGTCCGCCCGCGGGCAGTTCCTGGAGCACTCGCCGTACTGCGAGCGGGATCTGCGCGCGCCGGGTCCGCCGCTGCAGGTGGAGGGCAACGACGTCGAGGTGTACGTGAAGCACCGCGGCAGCACGGGTCTGATGGGCAGCCTGGTCACCCAGGCCGGCCACCCCTTCGACGTCGTCGGCTGGGACGGCTGCCTGTATCCGTATGCGTTCAACGTCGCGGACTTCGAGCCGATCACCGGGCGGGTGCACCAACCGCCGCCAGTGCATCAGGTGTTCGAGGGCGACAACTTCGTGGTGTGCAACTTCGTGCCACGCAAGGTGGACTATCACCCGCTGGCCGTGCCGGTGCCCTACTACCACTCGAACACCGATTCCGACGAGGTCATGTTCTACGTGGCCGGGAATTACGAGGCCCGCAAGGGATCCGGGATCGCGGTGGGCTCGGTGTCGCTGCACCCCGGTGGGCATGCCCACGGCCCGCAACCCGGTGCCGCGGAGGCCTCGTTGGGGGCAGAGCGGTTCGACGAACTCGCGGTTATGGTGGACACCTTCCGTCCGTTGGAGTTGGGTGTGGCGGCAACCGCGTGTGAGGACCCGGATTACGCGTGGTCCTGGGCGGGGCGCCGGTTGTGA
- a CDS encoding acyl-CoA carboxylase subunit epsilon — protein sequence MSPTGPSGHPVLRIVRGEPSDEELAALLAVVAARSGAPVKSEPEVPSAWRNREPLLRRPVRPGAGAWRASAWRC from the coding sequence GTGAGTCCCACGGGCCCAAGTGGGCACCCTGTGCTGCGCATTGTGCGCGGCGAGCCGAGCGACGAGGAACTCGCCGCGCTGCTCGCGGTGGTAGCTGCACGTTCCGGCGCGCCGGTGAAGTCCGAACCCGAGGTGCCCTCCGCGTGGCGGAACCGCGAGCCACTGCTGCGCAGGCCGGTGCGTCCGGGCGCCGGCGCGTGGCGGGCGAGCGCCTGGCGCTGCTGA
- a CDS encoding acyl-CoA carboxylase subunit beta: MAEPALDELPDSPPDSHDIDIHTTAGKIAELAVRQEEAIHAASAKAVEKQHAKGKMTARERIAVLMDSGSFVELDEFARHRSTAFGLERNRPYGDGVVTGYGTIDGRQVCVFSQDFGVFGGSLGEVYGEKIVKIMDLAIKTGCPIIGINEGAGARIQEGVASLGLYGEIFTRNVKASGVVPQISLIMGTCAGGHVYSPAITDFVVMVDQTSHMFITGPEVIKTVTGETVSFEDLGGARAHNTKSGNAHYMGADEQDALEYVKAILSYLPSNNLEDPPVFDAATDLEVNDEDRALDTLIPDSANTPYDMHSVFEKVLDDGEFLEVQPLYAPNVIIGFGRVDGHAVGVVANQPMQFAGCLDINASEKAARFVRTCDAFNVPILTFVDVPGFLPGTSQEWDGIIRRGAKLIYAYVEATVPKVTVITRKAYGGAYDVMGSKHLGADLNFAWPTAQIAVMGAQGAVNILYRKDLAESADPESRRKELITEYEDHLANPYIAAERGYVDAVIEPSQTRGQVIRALRTLRNKRETSLPRKHGNIPL, encoded by the coding sequence GTGGCCGAACCGGCTCTCGACGAGCTTCCCGACTCCCCGCCGGATTCGCACGACATCGACATCCACACCACCGCGGGCAAGATTGCCGAGCTGGCGGTGCGGCAGGAGGAGGCCATCCACGCCGCCTCGGCCAAGGCGGTGGAGAAGCAGCACGCCAAGGGCAAGATGACCGCCCGGGAGCGGATCGCCGTGCTGATGGACTCCGGCTCGTTCGTGGAACTGGACGAGTTCGCCCGGCACCGCTCGACGGCGTTCGGGCTGGAGCGCAACCGGCCGTACGGCGACGGCGTGGTCACCGGCTACGGCACCATCGACGGCCGCCAGGTGTGCGTGTTCTCCCAGGACTTCGGGGTTTTCGGCGGCTCGCTGGGCGAGGTGTACGGCGAGAAGATCGTCAAAATCATGGACCTGGCGATCAAGACCGGGTGCCCGATCATCGGCATCAACGAGGGCGCCGGTGCCCGGATCCAGGAGGGCGTGGCCTCCCTCGGCCTCTACGGCGAGATCTTCACGCGCAACGTGAAGGCTTCCGGCGTGGTCCCGCAGATCTCGCTGATCATGGGCACCTGCGCCGGCGGGCACGTCTACTCCCCCGCGATCACCGACTTCGTGGTGATGGTCGACCAGACCTCCCACATGTTCATCACCGGCCCGGAGGTGATCAAGACCGTGACCGGGGAGACGGTCAGCTTCGAGGACCTCGGCGGTGCGCGCGCGCACAACACCAAGAGCGGCAACGCGCACTACATGGGCGCGGACGAACAGGACGCCCTGGAGTACGTCAAGGCGATCCTGTCCTACCTGCCCAGCAACAACCTGGAGGATCCGCCGGTCTTCGACGCGGCCACCGACCTCGAGGTGAACGACGAGGACCGGGCGCTGGACACACTCATCCCGGACTCGGCGAACACCCCCTACGACATGCACTCGGTCTTCGAGAAGGTGCTCGACGACGGCGAGTTCCTCGAGGTGCAGCCGCTGTACGCGCCGAACGTCATCATCGGGTTCGGCCGGGTGGACGGGCACGCCGTCGGCGTGGTGGCCAACCAGCCCATGCAGTTCGCCGGTTGCCTGGACATCAACGCCTCGGAGAAGGCCGCGCGCTTCGTGCGCACCTGCGACGCGTTCAACGTGCCGATCCTGACCTTCGTCGACGTGCCGGGCTTCCTGCCGGGCACCTCGCAGGAGTGGGACGGCATCATCCGCCGCGGCGCGAAGCTGATCTACGCCTACGTCGAGGCCACCGTGCCCAAGGTCACGGTGATCACCCGCAAGGCCTACGGCGGCGCGTACGACGTCATGGGTTCCAAGCACCTGGGCGCGGACCTGAACTTCGCCTGGCCGACCGCGCAGATCGCGGTGATGGGAGCGCAGGGCGCGGTGAACATCCTGTACCGCAAGGACCTGGCGGAGTCCGCTGACCCGGAGTCCCGCCGCAAGGAGCTGATCACCGAGTACGAGGACCACCTCGCCAACCCCTACATCGCCGCCGAGCGTGGCTACGTGGACGCGGTGATCGAGCCGTCGCAGACCCGGGGTCAGGTCATCCGGGCGCTGCGCACGTTGCGCAACAAGCGCGAGACGTCGCTGCCGCGCAAGCACGGCAACATTCCGCTGTGA
- a CDS encoding biotin--[acetyl-CoA-carboxylase] ligase → MALDAVTLPDGWQLQVVVETDSTNVDLREAARAGTARPGQVLIAIHQRAGRGRLDRRWESEPGTGLTFSVLVDPSPVGVALWGWLPLLAGLAMAEGAGAAAGVRLRVKWPNDVQSPDGRKVAGILSERVDTAEGPRAVVGIGLNVSSTPEQLPVPTAGSLAMAGGTVDDPGAILSAVLARLDARLAAWRAAEGDAAAAGLLDAYAAASVTLGADVTVTLPGGEAVLGNALRIDPDGSLVLRTVDGERTISAGDVG, encoded by the coding sequence GTGGCTCTGGACGCCGTGACCCTGCCGGACGGCTGGCAGTTGCAGGTGGTCGTCGAGACCGACTCCACCAATGTGGACCTGCGCGAGGCCGCCAGGGCGGGCACGGCGAGGCCAGGGCAGGTTTTGATCGCGATCCACCAAAGGGCCGGGCGCGGGCGGTTGGATCGGCGCTGGGAGTCCGAGCCGGGCACCGGGCTGACGTTCTCCGTGCTGGTCGACCCGAGCCCGGTGGGCGTGGCGTTGTGGGGGTGGTTGCCGCTGCTCGCCGGCCTGGCGATGGCCGAGGGCGCGGGCGCCGCCGCCGGTGTTCGGCTGCGGGTGAAGTGGCCCAACGACGTGCAGTCACCCGACGGTCGCAAGGTCGCCGGGATCCTGTCCGAGCGGGTGGACACGGCCGAGGGGCCGCGCGCGGTGGTCGGCATCGGGCTGAACGTCAGCAGCACGCCGGAGCAGCTACCCGTGCCCACCGCCGGGTCGCTGGCCATGGCCGGGGGCACGGTGGATGACCCCGGCGCGATCCTGAGCGCGGTGCTGGCCCGCCTGGACGCGCGGCTGGCCGCCTGGCGGGCCGCCGAGGGAGACGCCGCGGCGGCGGGTCTGCTGGACGCCTACGCCGCGGCCAGCGTCACGTTGGGTGCCGACGTCACCGTCACCCTGCCCGGCGGTGAGGCGGTGCTCGGCAACGCGTTGCGCATCGACCCGGACGGCTCCCTGGTGCTGCGCACGGTCGACGGCGAACGCACTATCTCGGCCGGGGACGTCGGCTGA
- a CDS encoding PH domain-containing protein, protein MRRGRLNLGEGEQYALRLRRHCYTLAGPALVLLICAGGGAFLIGTVPDTGGHHLLRVLISGAIALVGLRWAVWPFLVWYATSWLFTNRRLIVCEGVLSKRGIDVPLGRVTGVGSTRSLLQRLCGAGRLSIVFAGGYAAELYPAGQPGHGLLVIDDLPLLNEVQPLLAYLVDSAPRIAFLPPAAPPPGPDPALPDLY, encoded by the coding sequence GTGCGCCGCGGTCGGCTGAACCTCGGCGAGGGTGAGCAGTACGCGCTGCGGCTGCGTCGGCACTGCTACACATTGGCCGGCCCGGCGCTCGTGCTGCTGATCTGCGCCGGCGGCGGCGCCTTCCTGATCGGGACGGTCCCGGACACCGGCGGCCACCACCTGCTGCGGGTGCTGATCAGCGGCGCCATCGCCCTGGTCGGGCTGCGCTGGGCGGTGTGGCCGTTCCTCGTCTGGTACGCCACCAGCTGGCTGTTCACCAACCGGCGGCTGATCGTCTGCGAGGGCGTGCTGTCCAAGCGCGGCATCGACGTGCCGCTCGGGCGGGTCACCGGGGTGGGCAGCACCCGCAGCCTGCTGCAGCGCCTGTGCGGGGCCGGGCGGTTGTCCATCGTGTTCGCCGGCGGCTACGCCGCGGAGCTCTACCCGGCCGGCCAACCCGGCCACGGACTGCTGGTTATCGACGACCTGCCGCTGCTCAATGAGGTGCAGCCACTGCTCGCGTACCTGGTGGACAGCGCGCCCCGGATCGCCTTCCTGCCCCCCGCCGCACCCCCGCCCGGCCCCGACCCCGCGCTGCCCGACCTGTACTAG
- a CDS encoding response regulator transcription factor produces the protein MTRLLLAEDDVAISEPLARALRREGYAVEVRADGVQALERARQGGIDLVVLDIGLPGLDGLEVCRRLRGDGQVIPVLVLTARADEVDTVVGLDAGADDYVTKPFRLAELLARVRALLRRGAPEVGHGIRGVRIDIESHRAWMGDTELQLTAKEFDLLRVLIRDAGRVVTRDQLMREVWDTTWWTSTKTLDMHISWLRKKLGDDATNPRYITTVRGVGFRFERE, from the coding sequence ATGACCCGTCTGCTGCTTGCCGAAGATGACGTCGCCATTTCCGAGCCGTTGGCCCGTGCACTGCGCCGCGAGGGCTACGCGGTGGAGGTGAGAGCCGATGGCGTTCAGGCACTGGAACGGGCCCGCCAGGGCGGTATCGATCTGGTCGTGCTGGACATCGGGCTGCCCGGCCTGGACGGCCTGGAGGTGTGCCGACGCCTGCGCGGGGACGGCCAGGTGATCCCGGTGTTGGTGCTCACCGCGCGTGCCGACGAGGTGGACACCGTGGTCGGTCTGGACGCCGGTGCCGACGACTACGTGACCAAGCCGTTCCGGCTGGCCGAGCTGCTCGCCCGGGTCCGCGCGCTGCTGCGCCGCGGCGCCCCGGAGGTCGGCCACGGCATCCGCGGCGTGCGCATCGACATCGAGTCGCACCGCGCCTGGATGGGCGACACCGAGCTCCAGCTCACCGCCAAGGAGTTCGACCTGCTGCGCGTGCTGATCCGCGACGCCGGTCGCGTGGTCACCCGTGACCAGCTCATGCGCGAGGTCTGGGACACCACTTGGTGGACCTCCACCAAGACCCTGGACATGCACATCTCCTGGCTGCGTAAGAAGCTCGGCGACGACGCCACCAACCCGCGATACATCACCACCGTGCGTGGCGTCGGGTTCCGCTTCGAGCGCGAGTAG